One Nymphaea colorata isolate Beijing-Zhang1983 chromosome 12, ASM883128v2, whole genome shotgun sequence genomic window, ttaacaaaCTAAACTATTTTAAGGAGTGGATATTTAAACACTTAcaaagtgaaaataaattttaatgcCTATCATTTCCTTTGAACAACTTAATATCGTGAAAGGAgttcaacttattttttaaaaccttGGCAGAAGGAAATAGGCTCCTTTTCCCAAAAAAAGAACTGCGTAAATCCTTGTTTTTGTCTACCAAATCAGTTCAGAAATTATTTTTTCCCCTGAAATGTGTAACAGTGTAAGAGTACCACATACAACATAGTGAACATTCAGCCTTAGGGGGCTATACAACGTACATTTTTCCATTGGTAAGTTCAAGCTTCTCTTTGTTGCAACATGCTACCTTTACATGTGGATTACTTTGTTATGCATTATGGATTTGTCCTGTATACATGAATTTCTGTCATTTTTGAGCGGATTAATGTAACATTTAACCAATTTTGTCATCTCCGTAGGTAGATGTGCCTTCTTGCTTTGTTGGCCTTGTTTTGGAGAACTGTAAGCTTCCATATCCAAATCATGGACATGTTATTCTGGCAGATCCATCCCCTATTTTATTTTATCCCATCAGCGGGAATGAGGTCCGTTGCTTAGTTGATATACCTGGCCAAAAGGTACCTTCAATAGCTAATGGAGAAATGGCAAAATATTTGAGTACCGTTGTGGCACCTCAGGTACTAAATGCATTTGTACTGACAAGGTTGTGTAATATGACAATTTTGTCCTCTCATCATCCTAGATTCTTCTGGTGATTAATGGTGTCGTTCATTTTAGTAAGCTTGAAGTTGACTGCTCTATCTTGATTCCTCTTGGAATTCTCATATAATAATTAGATGGTTGCTGCAGGGGGGCATCCTTTTTACAGTACTAACTCCTCACCTTCTCTATTACCAGATTCCAAGTCAGTTGCATGACGCTTTTCTTTCAGCTGTTAACAAGGGAAATGTCAAAATGATGCCTAATAGGAGCATGCCTGCAAATCCTCAACCCACTCCTGGTGCTGTACTTTTGGGAGATGCATTTAATATGCGCCATCCTTTAACAGGTGGTGGAATGACGGTTGCATTGTCTGATACTGCTGTCCTCGTGAACCTTCTTAAGCCTCTTCGTGATTTGAGTGATGCTTCATCACTTTGCAAGTATTTGGAGTCATTTTACACCTTACGTAAGGTATGAGTATTGGTTGGATAAAAACAAAGTTGCATTCAAGTTGGAATTCTGTTTCATGCAAATTGTTAATTGATTTAGACAGTAAAATTGCTCAGATTATGAAAAGGCATCATTCTCTTCTGTTTGTTGGTCTACTCATTCAGTGCagtcatttttcttgttgcttaCAAATCCTGCCTTTGAATTGTTGTATGCAGCCAGTTGCGTCTACCATAAATACACTAGCAGGCGCTCTCTACAAAGTGTTTTGCACATCACCTGATTTGGCCATGAAGGAAATGCAACAAGCTTGCTTTGATTATTTGAGCCTTGGAGGTGTCTTTTCATCTGGACCAATAGCTCTGTTGTCTGGCCTTAACCCACGCCCTTTGAGCTTGGTCCTTCACTTCTTTGCTGTGGCTATCTATGGCGTTGGTCGTCTTTTGATGCCATTTCCTTCTCCCAGACGTTTGTGGATTGGGGCTCGCATTATCTCGGTGAGTGTACAAGGGCGTATTTCTGTTTTACTGTTAATGAATTAAATGCACTCTGCAATGGTGCTAAGCACCttgttttacaattttttgtcatgatATCCTTTTTCCAGTTGTGAGGCAATATATTAAGTATTAACTAACAGTAACAATAGTACCATGTTGCCCGCATTCACtaatatgtttcttcttgttaccATTTGTatgatatttgtcatcattCATTTCACAACTTCGTTAGATTTTATTGGAAATTGTCATTACAGATTTGCTCCTTAAAGCCCTTAACAATGGGATTCCTCAGGTTCCTTGCATGGCAGGTCacggtttttttttcttcatcaattCACTAGAAAAAATTTCAGAGGGTGATGAAGGATGACATGCcttgaaattattttgttgagGGAGATGATGTATAGTCCATGTCTGTTGTGGGCCTAGCATTGAATGATCAAAAGTCATTGTTGAGTAGGTTACTGGAACAAAATGAGACAGTGTAGAAGATGTTGGTTATACCTTTCGAATTGTGCAGAGAACAGTGCGGTAAAGATCCCACATAGATGATAACGGTGTAAAAATTCATCCAATCTCTAAGTAAAGTAGCTACTGAAGCTTATAAGCTGTTGATCAGGGCGAGTTTTAAATGAACCTTTACCATGTTAACATACTGAAGATTTAAGAAGTATTGCAAGCAACCACTTTGAAAGATAATAACAGTCTGAAGACTCCGAACATTGAGGATCAGCTGTTCGATTTGCCAAGCTGGAAGAAAAGTTTGTTTGACATTGTTGTGTAGTACACAACCGTTAATAAACTAAGTGGAGAAGGTTTGTCAATGCATTAAGGGCTCAAAACTGGATTATTGATCTTTGTGACACACTTTCTGCATGATGATAAAAGTGTAAGGAAAGCAAACAGGACACGCACCGTAGCATCATGCCCTGTTCAGTGACAGTCTGAACGTTGACATCAGATGTTCAATTTGGATTAGTTTGCCAAGCTGGGAGAACAGCCTTTGTGGCATTGTTTGGTTTTATATAATCACTAAGCATAATGAACTAGgtagaaaatatttttcaacacATCAAAGGCTTATTACTGGATTCGATCTTTGCGTCACATTATTTGCATGAAGATAAAAGTGCAAGGAAATGAATGGAACATGCCTGACAAGCACTATAAACAAAGCTCATTTGTTTGAATAAGTTGTTGCTCACAAATAACTGGTGCATGAAATTCTGCCTTCCTGTCAGAAAATCTCTTGTAGCTGCTTTAAAGATAAATACTAGACAATGGTGGGGAGAAATATTTGCTTGCACTAGgaactttctaaaatttgatcTCATATTGTGCAGGGTGCAGCCAACATCATATTTCCCATTATAAAAGCAGAAGGAGTAAGGCAGATGTTTTTTCCAAAGACCGTATCGGCATATTACAGGAATCCCCCTGCTAGTTAGAACACGATACTGTCAGCTGTTTTCTCCCAGTGCCTAGGAAATGTATGTTTATAAGTTTCCATTGTTATTCATGTCTGACATgcttttcttggcaaatgagaCGATTGTGCTCATCAGTGAGGGCTTTgataatgaaaatattttggtcGAGGTTTCAT contains:
- the LOC116265744 gene encoding squalene monooxygenase SE1-like yields the protein MYVQYVTGFVVASILAFVFWRRRRGNSGRQHSDPIRMRSGEKARGSDGEAGQLDVIIVGAGVVGSALAYALGKDGRRVHLIERDLSEPDRIVGELLQPGGYLKLVELGLGDCVQEIDAQHVFGYALFKDGKDTKVSYPLEKYHVDVAGRSFHHGRFIQRLRKKASSLPNVQMEQGTVTALIEDHGTVRGVRYKSKNGDELKIHAPLTVVCDGCFSNLRRSLCNPKVDVPSCFVGLVLENCKLPYPNHGHVILADPSPILFYPISGNEVRCLVDIPGQKVPSIANGEMAKYLSTVVAPQIPSQLHDAFLSAVNKGNVKMMPNRSMPANPQPTPGAVLLGDAFNMRHPLTGGGMTVALSDTAVLVNLLKPLRDLSDASSLCKYLESFYTLRKPVASTINTLAGALYKVFCTSPDLAMKEMQQACFDYLSLGGVFSSGPIALLSGLNPRPLSLVLHFFAVAIYGVGRLLMPFPSPRRLWIGARIISGAANIIFPIIKAEGVRQMFFPKTVSAYYRNPPAS